In Nycticebus coucang isolate mNycCou1 chromosome 9, mNycCou1.pri, whole genome shotgun sequence, the following are encoded in one genomic region:
- the LOC128593781 gene encoding activated RNA polymerase II transcriptional coactivator p15-like — MRKIDVFLRLLKKLKIESQASRRVQDCSSRATPKSKELVSPSSSGSDSDTEVDKKLQRKKQAAPEKPEKKQKTGETPGALSSSKQSSRSSSRDDDMFQIGKIRYFSVWDFKGKNLIDIREYWMDLEGEKKPGRKGISLNPEQWSQLKELISDIDDAVRKL; from the exons atgagaaaaattgaTGTCTTTTTAAGA ctcctcaaaaaattaaaaatagagtcaCAAGCGAGCAGGAGGGTACAAGACTGCAGCAGCAGAGCCACGCCTAAGTCAAAGGAACTTGTTTCTCCAAGCTCTTCTGGAAGTGATTCAGACACTGAAGTTGACAAAAAATTACAGAGGAAAAAGCAAGCTGCTCCAGAAAAACCTGAGAAGAAGCAAAAGACTGGTGAAACTCCAGGAGCTTTGTCATCTTCCAAACagagcagcaggagcagcagcagagaTGATGACATGTTTCAGATTGGCAAAATTAGGTACTTCAGTGTTTGGGACTTTAAAGGGAAAAATCTAATTGATATTAGAGAATATTGGATGGATCTAGAAGGTGAAAAGAAACCAGGCAGAAAAGGTATTTCTTTAAATCCGGAGCAGTGGAGCCAGCTGAAGGAactgatttctgacattgatgatGCAGTAAGAAAACTGTAA